A region of Lytechinus pictus isolate F3 Inbred unplaced genomic scaffold, Lp3.0 scaffold_253, whole genome shotgun sequence DNA encodes the following proteins:
- the LOC129279241 gene encoding centromere protein I-like has protein sequence MSRYQETAQRQKVQETEKVLLDDEVDATSLHSSSSVFSVRVAYFDPVITVKKLVEFVDGLCSVALQIHHHHSLLLHHTLTFFELVSSVYTKHGVVFSQIPSKIIFYWAMFGIDPTACSRICQIICDYKAVFTALHADDDVHQQWGEIKKGINELNSIILTLCNCLWRTKAFETNTDHGVTMETIEATGLPYPNKIFSMQGSLALVCFCKKFFEETQPEGKKVDPKMIKSAHKSVYMEFLQRERMDGIVNFIQTFIRRTGGSQTTISNLDQSSMQG, from the exons ATGAGCCGATACCAGGAGACGGCACAGAGACAGAAGGTCCAGGAGACGGAGAAGGTCTTGTTGGACGATGAAGTAGATGCAACCTCTCTTCATTCAAG TTCATCTGTGTTCTCTGTTCGAGTGGCGTATTTTGACCCAGTTATCACGGTGAAGAAGCTCGTAGAGTTTGTCGATGGACTCTGCTCTGTAGCCCTTCagattcatcaccatcattctcTTCTATTACATCATACTCTCACCTTCTTTGAACTA GTGTCATCTGTCTACACGAAGCATGGTGTCGTCTTTTCCCAGATTCCATCCAAGATAATCTTCTATTGGGCCATGTTTGGTATTGACCCAACAGCATGCTCCAGAATATGCCAAATAATCTGCGA TTACAAGGCAGTATTCACTGCATTGCATGCAGATGATGATGTCCATCAGCAGTGG GGCGAGATTAAGAAGGGCATCAACGAATTGAACAGCATCATCCTCACGCTCTGTAACTGTTTATGGAGGACCAAGGCCTTTGAAACCAACACGGATCATGGCGTTACCATGGAGACCATAGAAGCCACTGGGTTACCCTATCCCAATAAGATATTCTCCATGCAAGGCAGCTTGGCCCTGGTGTGCTTCTGTAAGAAGTTTTTTGAGGAG ACTCAACCAGAAGGTAAGAAGGTAGACCCTAAGATGATCAAGAGTGCTCACAAATCAGTCTACATGGAATTCTTACAAAGAGAGAGGATGGATGGGATTGTCAACTTCATCCAGACGTTCATCCGACGGACAGGAGGAAGTCAGACAACAATCAGTAATCTTGATCAATCTAGCATGCAAGGTTAA